The following are encoded in a window of Brachyhypopomus gauderio isolate BG-103 chromosome 18, BGAUD_0.2, whole genome shotgun sequence genomic DNA:
- the LOC143481698 gene encoding uncharacterized protein LOC143481698: MITAITVFLFPGWQTPSILSFTKIRLVSCNKFLFLRQRAPFLQHHGCLLEITAHLCADLKRELLPQHLCSASAHNVNRPRLLEPRSRARKLEAAAQKQQKQHHRSLETGVSDRKRCQLLERGLHNRILARPTLRREVRDVLQERSRVHRRLYNHSLKAARHEQVKSDYEQLRETCNTVIQERDVERQEKAELQDELDNLGQVLKDTATPQSLATVMKEATVSWTPPTYSKGDGGFAFLRLGRRDG, translated from the exons ATGATCACAGCTATCACTGTGTTTCTATTTCCAGGGTGGCAAACACCCAGCATCCTCTCATTTACCAAAATTAGACTAGTCTCCTGCAACAAGTTCCTCTTTCTCAGACAACGGGCGCCTTTCTTACAGCACCACGGCTGCCTCTTGGAAATCACTGCACACCTTTGTGCGGAT CTGAAGCGTGAGCTCCTTCCCCAACACCTGTGCAGTGCTTCAGCTCACAATGTGAACCGCCCTCGCCTTCTGGAGCCGAGGAGCAGAGCCCGTAAGCTAGAGGCGGCCGCCCAGAAGCAGCAGAAACAGCACCACAGATCCCTG GAGACAGGAGTGAGTGACAGGAAGAGGTGTCAGCTCCTCGAGAGGGGGCTGCACAACAGGATCTTGGCACGCCCGACTTTG AGGCGCGAGGTGCGGGATGTCTTGCAGGAGAGGAGTCGCGTCCATCGCCGTTTGTACAACCACAGCCTGAAGGCAGCGCGGCACGAGCAG gTAAAGTCGGACTATGAGCAGCTCAGAGAGACGTGTAACACTGTAattcaggagagagacgtggagaGGCAGGAGAAGGCTGAGCTCCAAGACGAGCTGGACAACCTTGGGCAGGTCTTGAAG GATACCGCCACTCCCCAGTCACTCGCCACGGTGATGAAGGAGGCTACTGTGTCCTGGACACCTCCAACATATTCAAAGGGAGACGGAGGCTTTGCATTCCTCAGACTGGGGCGAAGAGACGGATAA